From Catenulispora sp. MAP5-51, one genomic window encodes:
- a CDS encoding NUDIX domain-containing protein: MVVAATEDGVLVMVRQYRHNLKRHTIELAAGGVSDGEHPEAAALRELEEETGYAPAEGAQLQHLGSFYSLPSETNKITHVYLAAPVVKIAEPVPDNLIEQYFDMSVVEIPVTEAFDRLGRDIDGMETVGALMLARPYITST; this comes from the coding sequence ATGGTCGTTGCCGCCACCGAGGACGGTGTGCTGGTGATGGTGCGGCAGTACAGGCACAACCTGAAGCGCCATACCATCGAGCTGGCCGCCGGTGGAGTATCAGACGGTGAGCATCCCGAAGCCGCCGCTCTGCGCGAGCTCGAGGAGGAGACTGGCTACGCGCCGGCCGAAGGCGCACAGCTTCAGCACCTCGGCAGCTTCTACTCCCTGCCGTCCGAGACCAACAAGATCACTCACGTGTACCTCGCGGCGCCGGTGGTCAAGATCGCTGAACCGGTCCCCGACAACCTGATCGAGCAGTACTTCGACATGAGCGTCGTGGAGATCCCGGTCACCGAAGCCTTCGACCGCCTCGGCCGCGACATCGACGGCATGGAGACCGTCGGCGCACTGATGCTGGCCCGACCGTACATCACGTCAACTTGA